The Bacillota bacterium DNA window CGCCACAATGTGCATCCGGTTCCCAGTGGGCGCGGGCACCACACGGGCGATCATAGCGTCGGGGAAGCCGATGTGGTTTTGAAGGTATGGAAGGTAGCGCGGGTCGAGGGTCGCCACCACCTGCTCTCTCAACGAACTCGAGCCTCGGATCATGTTCTCGCAGGCGACAACGTTCAGGGGCGCTTCGGTCGGGCAGTCCGCGCGCGCCATGATCCCGCGACAGAGACATGGCACAACCCCCGGAAGCCCTTCCGCAGTGACGGCCGTGAGTACCAAGTCACAGGCCGCAATCTCCCGAACGACGGTCTCCTCATCACGCAGTGAGTACGCTCGATAGCCTGTGATGGTGACATCTTGCTCCGTGGTGCCCACCAAGTGCACCGTGTATCGGCCCGCCTTCTCCAGTTCCTCTACCAGCGACCGGTCCACATCGACAAAGACCAACTGGTAGCCCGAAGCGTATGCCAGATGCCCAATGTGCCCCCGGCCTGACGCTCCTGCTCCAAAGATGACGGCTTTTCTTCTGCCTCTGACCATGTCCGGCGCTTTCGTTCTCCCTGGCCTGCCACGACAGACCTAACGACGGGCCATCGACTCGGCCAGGATCAACTCCAAATCTCCTCGGTGCGTCCTGGGGTTGAAATAGCACTCGAGGATGCGGTCGTGCGGCAATGCGTTAATGCGATCGTTCATAATCCGCAGGACTGTGGTGTTGATCTCGATGGCCTTCTGGACGTGCATACGCTCGGGATTGATGTCAATTCCAAAGTAGCCCCGGTAGCCTATCATCTTGAGGGCGTACAGAGCGGCTTCCGCCTGTTGCCACTCCACGGCCCCTACGTTCAGGTCTTGGTCATAATTGCCCAATGGCTGGCTGTTCCAGTGAGTGTGAGCCAAACGTCCCTGACGGGCGATGCGGCAGAAAACATACGGCACATCCTCAAAACCCATGCGGATGTGTCCGATCTCTGGTTGCATGCCCACCAGTGCATGGCCCTCGGCCAGCAGACGACGATTCTCTGGATGCTTCAGGCGCGACTCGACGTCCCGGGCGAGGATGAGCCCATCAGCAGAGGTGCGGTAGATGTTGTTGGGTACCGGCTCGTAGGGTTTTGGCTCGATAGCCACACGCACGCCCGGAACCTCATCCATGGCCGCGGCCAGGGCCTCCTCGAATCGATCCCACATGTCATAGTAGACGTGACCGTAGGGGATGGTGTACCCATCGATGCCGGGCCACACGCCGCAGACGTCGACATCCGCCTCCCGGTTGAGCTTCAGATTGCCAACCAGCGTATCGTACGCTCTTTGCCGAGCTGTCGGATCGGTGCTGGAGAGGGAACCAAACTCGAACGCACGATGCCAGAAGTTGTGCGGGCCGGCGCCACACAGCCGGATGCCGGTTTCCTTCTCAAGCTGCTTGTAGAGGTGCAGGTTCTCCTCATTCACCTCCAGCGGATAGTGAGCCTCGATCCCCTTTACACCATAGCGCGCCATCTCTGCCGCCATCTTGAGGCGTTCTGGCACCGACTTTGGGTCCACATATGCCTCGTGAAAGCGGCCCCCTCCCGGGGTAAAGTACCAGATGCCGACCGACACCTTCAGGTCCAACTCAAAAGTCTCCAGGTGGCGCAGCAACTCCTCAGGGGTGCGCCGCTCCTTCTGGTACCGCAGATCAGTGAACGCCATGTCAGACTCCTTTCCTTTCAGCCTAAGGTCACATCGCACCCAGTGGCACTCGACTGATAGACCGCATCCAACACGCGCATTACAGCCAGCCCCCGTTCTGCCGAGTTGTCGGGGCGGCGGTGTGTCCTGAGACAATCAATGAAATGCTCTTGCACAGAGGTCTCCACCGGGATCGGCAACTGGATGTCTACCGGCACGGTCTCCAGCAGCGTGTTGCCATCAGCTCCGAAGAGCGTCAGGCGTTTCCCCGGCGGTTGCGTGAGGTCCACCAGAGCGCCGCCCTGGGTACCGAACACGCTCACCGAGAGGGCAGGGCGGGTGAAGGACTCCCACGTAGACTCGAGCGCGATGGTCGCTCCTCCTCGCAGGCGGATCAGAGCCGAGGCAAAGTCATCGACGTCGGTATCGACCATGTGGGCCGTTCGCACGACACCACTGACCTGCACCGGGGAGAAGTCGTCGGCCAGCCACATAGCCAAATCAACCATGTGAGGTCCCATATCGATGAGAGCCGCTCCACCCGAACACTTCCTGTCAGTGAACCACGTCTTCTGTCCGCGCAGAAAGGTTCGCCGGCGCAGGGATACGGAGCGAATATAGTA harbors:
- a CDS encoding mannitol-1-phosphate 5-dehydrogenase — translated: MVRGRRKAVIFGAGASGRGHIGHLAYASGYQLVFVDVDRSLVEELEKAGRYTVHLVGTTEQDVTITGYRAYSLRDEETVVREIAACDLVLTAVTAEGLPGVVPCLCRGIMARADCPTEAPLNVVACENMIRGSSSLREQVVATLDPRYLPYLQNHIGFPDAMIARVVPAPTGNRMHIVAEDYNEWVVDRNSWLGPPPDIQGLELVDNLQARLERKIYIHNAGHAVCGYLGYLRGHHLMCDAIADPWIREIVDGAMSEAGQALIRRFGFSRASIDAYRAAFFPRVAARQIPDPVARVIRSPKRKLGRKERLLGPACMAIDYGLACGNLAMGI
- a CDS encoding TIM barrel protein; amino-acid sequence: MAFTDLRYQKERRTPEELLRHLETFELDLKVSVGIWYFTPGGGRFHEAYVDPKSVPERLKMAAEMARYGVKGIEAHYPLEVNEENLHLYKQLEKETGIRLCGAGPHNFWHRAFEFGSLSSTDPTARQRAYDTLVGNLKLNREADVDVCGVWPGIDGYTIPYGHVYYDMWDRFEEALAAAMDEVPGVRVAIEPKPYEPVPNNIYRTSADGLILARDVESRLKHPENRRLLAEGHALVGMQPEIGHIRMGFEDVPYVFCRIARQGRLAHTHWNSQPLGNYDQDLNVGAVEWQQAEAALYALKMIGYRGYFGIDINPERMHVQKAIEINTTVLRIMNDRINALPHDRILECYFNPRTHRGDLELILAESMARR
- a CDS encoding Gfo/Idh/MocA family oxidoreductase, whose translation is YYIRSVSLRRRTFLRGQKTWFTDRKCSGGAALIDMGPHMVDLAMWLADDFSPVQVSGVVRTAHMVDTDVDDFASALIRLRGGATIALESTWESFTRPALSVSVFGTQGGALVDLTQPPGKRLTLFGADGNTLLETVPVDIQLPIPVETSVQEHFIDCLRTHRRPDNSAERGLAVMRVLDAVYQSSATGCDVTLG